The following DNA comes from Salvia splendens isolate huo1 chromosome 17, SspV2, whole genome shotgun sequence.
ATTaaaattttatccttatttttttacattaaaTCCTTATTtgtaagtaaaaataaattatgttttctAGTGTTACTATACGGATGATTTCTATTGTTTTCTAgtgttaatatatatatatatatatatagagtagtgatcaatgtataactaatcttaagtgtataactagagaacaaatctcagccacacatcttaatggaacaaatattatttattttaattatagaaaatatgctgagggtaattttggaaattgctTTCTTAATTTAAATCTGCGATCAAAACATGCATAATATGCGATCTTTTCTTTCCTTCCAAACTTGCGATCcgatttttttccaaatttcgTTCCAAatcttattacttcattcaaatcgCGATTGAATTCAATTCGACGCGATTCAATTCGTTATTCAATCCGTTCATCGCGATTCAAATCAATCATCGTGATTCAAATCAATGGATTCAATTATGAGGTCGGACGAAGATTATTTCGATTCCGATTCATCATCTTCGAGCGAGGAAGCTGAGACTTCTAAAGGTAATCATTATTCGTTCAATTCTATGAcaattacttcactcttgttcaattCTATAACAATTCctactatttattaatatacaatattttcgtgtattgtgattatgaaaaccgtagtttttgtgattagatttatagttgtttcactgatgttaagtgattatgaaaatcgtatggtctttgtattatgtttacatggttagatttacagttgttttgcaaataagagttaagtgaaatcataataagagtgatgtgttttgtgaacaagagtgatgtgttttgtgaacaagagtgatgtgttttgtgaacaagagtgatgtgttttgtgaacaagagtgatgccctcagaataagagtgatgtgtttacatcactcttattctgattttacttcactcttgttcacaaaacacatcactcttattctgattttacttcactcttgttcacaaaacacatcactcttattctgattttacttcactcttgttcagaaaacacttcactcttgttcacaaaacacatcactcttattctgattttacttcactcttgttcacaaaacacatcactcttattctgattttacttcactcttgttcacaaaacacttcactcttgttcagaaaacacttcactcttgttcacaaaacacatcactcttattctgattttacttcactcttatttccaaaacacatcactcttattctgattttacttcactcttgttcacaaaacacttcactcttgttcacaaaacacatcactcttattctgaacaagagtgatgtgttttgtaaacaagagtgaagtaaaatcagaataagagtgatgtgtattgtgaacaagagtgaagtctttttctgaacaagagtgcaGTAATCTCATTATTAGAGTGCTGTGTTTTTTACAGTGGTTTGCGTACCAAAATGCCCAGATGAATTGAAACCAAAAATTGGACAAAGTTTCATGAACCTTGATCGTGCATTGGACTTCTACAATAATTATGCTCGATATGTTGGATTTGACACCCGTAAAAAGGgatcgaaaaaggaaaaagatgtcaCTACTTGGATTTACGTGGTGTGTAGCCGAGAAGGCACAAAGCAAAGAAACAGTGAACAATCTGAGGTGAAACGAAAGCGTTCTTCTATTAAGTGCTATtgtaatgctaaagtgtcttggAAGTATATTATGGGTGTTGGTTATGTTATACAAAGTTTCGTTGAAGAACATAATCACGAGATGGTTGAGGAACGCCATAAGCGTTTTATGAATTTGAACCGTAATTTGGATTTAGTCCATCAGAAATTCATCCTCGATTGTGCTAATGCAAATATTGGTCCAACTTTAAGTTTTAGCTTACTTAAAGAAGTGCTTGGTGGATTAGATTATGTAGGGTGTACTGTTTTAGAAGTGCGCAACTATAGACGTGACCTTAGAGCATATGTGGAAGGAGCTGATGCACAAATGTTATTGAATGAGTTGCGAAGGAAGAAGGAGTTGTGTAGTGCATTTACATATGAGTATGAGGTCAACTCAAAGGATAGGATGACACGATTGTTTTGGTGTGATCCTACTGGCAGAAGAAACTACCATTTGTATGGAGATATTGTTTCGTTTGATACGACATACTCCACAAACAGGTATGTGCACACTAATTACTCTTTTGTTAAATTGTTTTCTGAAATCATaacatgagtgatgtgtttctgaaaaagagtgaagtgttttgtgaacaagagtgaagtgttttcttaacaagagtaatgtgttttgtgaaaaagagtgatgtatttttctgcatgcttatattgatgtgttttctgaaatcataacaagagtgaagtgttttgtgaaaaagaataaagtattgtctgaacaagagtgacgtgttttgtgaaaaagagtgatgtatttttctgcatgcttatattgatgtgttttctgaaatcataacaagagtgaagtgttttgtgaaaaagagtgaagtattgtctgaacaagagtgacgtattttgtgaaaaagagtgatgtgttttctgcatgcttatagtgaattgtttttcatttcagATACTGTATGATATTTGCTCCTTTTACGGGCAAGGATAATCATGGTCGCCCTGTGACATTTGCTGCTGGCCTTTTGTCCAAGGAAAATGCCAACTCCTTTTCATGGTTATTTAACCAATTTGTAAAGTGTATGGGTGTGGCTCCCAAACTCATTGTAACCGACCAAGACTTAGGAATGAAAGTTGCTGTTGAGGAGGTCCTTGTCAATACAAGACACCGGTGGTGTATGTGGCACGTTATGGTCAGAGTTGAACAATTAAAGAAGGAACTGAATGCATGTGTATGGTCAGAGTTGATAGAA
Coding sequences within:
- the LOC121774360 gene encoding protein FAR1-RELATED SEQUENCE 5-like; protein product: MDSIMRSDEDYFDSDSSSSSEEAETSKVVCVPKCPDELKPKIGQSFMNLDRALDFYNNYARYVGFDTRKKGSKKEKDVTTWIYVVCSREGTKQRNSEQSEVKRKRSSIKCYCNAKVSWKYIMGVGYVIQSFVEEHNHEMVEERHKRFMNLNRNLDLVHQKFILDCANANIGPTLSFSLLKEVLGGLDYVGCTVLEVRNYRRDLRAYVEGADAQMLLNELRRKKELCSAFTYEYEVNSKDRMTRLFWCDPTGRRNYHLYGDIVSFDTTYSTNRYCMIFAPFTGKDNHGRPVTFAAGLLSKENANSFSWLFNQFVKCMGVAPKLIVTDQDLGMKVAVEEVLVNTRHRWCMWHVMVRVEQLKKELNACVWSELIEPDAFEETWHAIMERYGLTNNVWFSSMFASRKFWVPAFFRDFPMSSLIKTTSISESQNNFFKRYSKSRANLMQFYMNYNHALETQRSNSAKLEYYDSTKVPILRTGLEIEKHASTIYSGSAYTEIQEEIVYACFSLSCATLGVSTNTDIEVYDIKDKDSNSWTVTYSIGDDTYLCGCKKFERLGLLCSHIFCVLKHNFVKLIPEKLHGGRWLKSQFVKPIHGGFCDDQEIHLAVDKKKIAFKNLYGLFIETAQSIEGNIDQINAFAAIIEEGRKQLLGEDVVLSSTQKRAMIENFYGSHVPNNIEVHPPEVVSTKRSGSGKKSKRESTIKLAMKPGRKCGNCHEIGHHDSRNCKKVNEK